From Mauremys mutica isolate MM-2020 ecotype Southern chromosome 17, ASM2049712v1, whole genome shotgun sequence, one genomic window encodes:
- the LOC123351384 gene encoding NACHT, LRR and PYD domains-containing protein 12-like, whose protein sequence is MLDEIIQNGHNLLQEILLNESGHTLDPELRACQVEHKDKFRELTGRMKENKTPGQAEGQAFPITNRYVELKVISDRHLKKQTHQEHEALAAAGELNEYRLQRRIKGELERIAPDRLFRWCFRSHRLPLSVMVSGVAGVGKTTLVQKFIFDWATGKHYQKFAFVFFFKFRDVNEEKMSLESLLCQTYPHLWDKLPRVLEDPEKLLFIFDGLDESKTDLKLRRGEAHELCRNPGDVKSVTVIVASLLKQTLLKGCSVLLTSRPSKLSSLEAGVFHRVASIVGFLSKERERYFSMFFGDERVSREAFAYVRDSQVLYTLCYNPSYCWITCTALKPCFTAKAGRPQPAPKTVTQLFVSYVTHIMANHTQERPEPQRMRDTLISVGWLAEYGITDRTLVFQPHHLQVANVEFSPFLSGFLVENPQAKGSFQVTYSFLHLTIQEFFAALVHYLDYKEDKFRNTMAKARSCKEGDYEIFSRFLSGLSHPATRRSLEEYVGKFSAEATLKVIGWLGEMNYEELQSRDDPEGKRRLMNVLNLLFESKNKQLVCDVVGKDTHLDFSELYLMPVDCTVLSYVLSCCEEIQRLTLDSCFIQNEGLERLRPELHKVRELSLSDNDLKDEAMKNICSVLKHPNCRLEDLRLEKNMFTEACCTDLASALKENQTLVSLDLTKNKVRNNGLYALLEVLEAPQCKIQKLVLQENGLSDDSCERLCSALSRNSTLRHLNLSANVYTDRCAEDMHHLILTSPSLTDIRLSLNDFSPDMEGHLRGLQREGLKIHI, encoded by the exons ATGCTGGATGAAATAATTCAGAACG GTCACAATCTGTTACAGGAAATTCTCCTGAATGAATCGGGACACACCCTCGACCCAGAACTGAGAG CTTGTCAGGTAGAGCACAAAGACAAATTCCGTGAGCTCACAGGGAGGATGAAGGAAAACAAGACCCCAGGGCAAGCTGAAGGGCAGGCTTTCCCCATCACTAACCGCTATGTGGAGCTCAAGGTCATCTCAGACCGTCACTTGAAGAAGCAGACACACCAGGAGCACGAGGCCTTagcagcagctggggagctgaaTGAATATCGCCTCCAGAGGAGAATAAAGGGTGAGCTGGAGCGCATCGCCCCTGACCGGCTCTTCCGCTGGTGCTTTCGATCCCACCGTCTCCCCCTGTCTGTGATGGTGAGCGGAGTAGCCGGCGTGGGCAAGACAACCCTGGTGCAGAAGTTCATCTTTGACTGGGCAACGGGGAAGCACTACCAGAAATttgcctttgttttcttcttcaaGTTCCGGGATGTGAATGAGGAAAAGATGAGCCTAGAATCTCTGCTCTGTCAAACATATCCACACCTCTGGGACAAGCTCCCAAGAGTCCTGGAAGACCCTGAGAAGCTGCTTTTCATCTTTGATGGCTTGGATGAGAGCAAGACTGATTTGAAATTAAGGAGAGGAGAAGCCCATGAGCTGTGTAGGAATCCAGGGGATGTGAAGTCAGTTACTGTGATTGTCGCCAGCCTGCTGAAACAGACTCTGCTGAAGGGATGTTCTGTGCTGCTCACCAGCCGCCCCAGCAAGCTGAGCAGTTTGGAGGCTGGAGTCTTCCATAGAGTGGCCAGTATCGTGGGCTTCCTCTCCAAGGAAAGGGAAAGATACTTTTCCATGTTCTTTGGAGATGAGCGAGTCTCCAGGGAGGCCTTTGCATATGTGAGGGACAGTCAGGTTCTGTACACGTTGTGCTACAACCCGTCTTACTGCTGGATCACATGCACGGCCCTGAAACCCTGCTTCACTGCCAAGGCAGGGAGACCACAGCCTGCACCCAAAACAGTGACCCAGCTCTTTGTCAGCTACGTCACCCATATTATGGCCAATCACACTCAGGAGCGGCCTGAGCCACAGCGGATGCGAGATACATTGATAAGTGTCGGATGGTTGGCTGAATACGGCATCACAGATCGCACACTTGTCTTTCAGCCGCATCACTTACAGGTTGCCAATGTGGAATTTTCTCCATTCCTCAGTGGCTTCTTGGTGGAGAACCCTCAAGCTAAGGGCTCTTTCCAGGTGACCTACTCCTTCCTTCACCTCACCATCCAGGAGTTCTTTGCTGCCCTCGTGCATTACCTAGATTACAAGGAGGACAAGTTCAGAAACACAATGGCTAAAGCCAGGTCCTGTAAGGAAGGTGACTATGAGATCTTCTCTCGCTTCCTGTCTGGGCTCTCCCATCCCGCAACCAGGAGGTCCCTGGAGGAATACGTGGGGAAGTTCTCTGCCGAGGCAACTCTCAAAGTTATTGGGTGGCTCGGTGAGATGAACTATgaggagctgcagagcagagacGATCCTGAAGGGAAGAGGAGGCTGATGAATGTATTGAATTTGCTGTTTGAATCCAAGAACAAACAACTTGTGTGTGATGTGGTGGGTAAAGATACCCACCTGGACTTCTCAGAGTTATACCTCATGCCGGTGGATTGCACAGTCCTTTCTTATGTTCTGAGTTGCTGTGAAGAAATACAGCGCCTAACCCTAGATTCCTGCTTCATCCAGAACGAGGGCCTGGAACGACTCAGACCTGAGCTGCACAAAGTCAGAGAACTGAG CCTCTCAGACAACGATTTGAAGGATGAGGCAATGAAGAATATTTGCTCTGTACTAAAGCATCCAAACTGTAGGCTAGAAGACCTGAG ACTAGAGAAGAACATGTTCACAGAAGCATGCTGTACCGACCTGGCCTCCGCCCTCAAGGAGAACCAGACCCTCGTCAGTCTGGATCTGACCAAAAACAAAGTGCGGAACAATGGCCTCTATGCCCTGTTAGAGGTGCTTGAGGCCCCACAATGCAAGATTCAGAAATTAGT CCTCCAGGAAAATGGTTTATCAGATGACTCCTGTGAGAGactctgctctgctctctccagaaACTCCACCCTCCGGCATCTGAACCTGAGTGCGAATGTTTACACTGATCGGTGCGCAGAAGACATGCATCACCTTATCCTGACCAGCCCCAGCCTCACCGACATCAG ATTGAGTTTGAACGACTTCTCTCCAGACATGGAAGGGCATCTGAGGGGCCTGCAGAGAGAAGGCCTGAAGATTCATATTTAA